The DNA sequence GTGCGTGCTATGATTCAGATTCTAAAACGGTTCGGCTGGACTTGGGCAGGTCTGCTGGTCAGTGATGATGACTATGGACTCCATGCTGCCCGATCCTTCCAATCTGACCTGGCTCAGTCTGGTGGAGGTTGTCTAGCCTATTTGGAGGTTTTGCCCTGGGGCAATGACCCAGCTGAGTTAAGCAGGATTGTGGATATAATGAAAAAATCCACAGCTCGTGTGGTCATCGTATTTGCACATGAGAGTCACATGATTTACCTCATGGAAGAGGTTGGTGGTTTAAGCCAAAGCTTGACTCCATGACTCATGTGTAATTCAGAATTCTAGACACATACTTTAAGTGTGAACTTATATATTTGGTATAAATCATTGCACAGGTGGTGAAGCAGAATGTGACAGGCCGCCAGTGGATTGCAAGTGAAGCCTGGACAGCAGGTGCTGTGCTTCAGACTCCTGATCTCATGCCGTACCTGGGTGGCACACTGGGCATCGCCATCCGTCGAGGAGAAATACCAGGCCTCAAGGATTTCCTATTAAGAACACGTCCTGACctacatcacaacaacagttatGGAAATAACATGGTGAGAGTTGAACCTTGCAATCTGATGTGGTATTTGCAAGAACACTATATTATCACTCTGTATAACACATAGTTTTGAATATATTCCAGATAAATCAGTTCTGGGAACACACATTTCAGTGCCGATTTGCACCACCTCCAGCAGGTTGGGTGGAATCCGGGAGGGCAATATGCACTGGAGATGAGGACCTAGAGAATGTGGAGACTGAGCTTTTGGATGTGTCTAACCTCAGGCCTGAGTACAATATTTACAAGGCGGTGTATGCACTGGCATATGCCCTCGATgacatgctgcagtgtgtgcCAGGGAGAGGGCCTTTCAGCGGGCGCAGCTGTGCTTCTTTGCAAAGACTGGAGCCATGGCAGGTGTGATATCAATTTACACTCGagctttttatattattaaatcCTGTGCTTTAGTATTTCTTGCAGTTTTCCCCACTGCTGGGTGATAGCAATAGATAGGATTATCAATGATCTTGTCACTACCAAATCTTGTcactaaatatacagtattacaaGTGTTGTGAATCCCTTTTTTCACCTGTCCTCTTTGCTTTTCCTCTGTCCCATATTCTGATTTACATAGCTTGTGTATTATTTACAAAAAGTCAACTTCACCACACCATTTGGTGATCAAGTGTCATTTGATGAGAATGGTGATGCTTTACCAATATATGATATCATGAACTGGCTGTGGCTCCCTGATGGACAAGTAAAAGTTCAAAATGTGGGTGCAGTTAAGAAGTCAGCACTCAAAGGCGAAGAATTCACAATTGATGTGGACAAAATCTTCTGGAACTTTCAGTCCAAAGAGGTCACCCCTGCTCTTTGGACCATGAATAATTCACTATAGTAAGGTTAAATAATGCAATATGacagatatttatttttcttcctacAGCCACCCCGGTCAGTGTGCAGTGAGAGCTGTCCTCCAGGTACCCGTAAGGCAAGAAGGAAGGGCCAACCCGAGTGCTGTTTTGACTGCATCCCTTGTTCAGACGGAAAGATCAGCAATATGACTGGTTGgtgttaatttttaaatattgtagtttggagataaaatatatacatgtatcTCAACACCTTTCCTATTTTCATAGACTCTACAGAGTGCACCGCTTGTCCAGAGGATTTCTGGTCCAGCCCCCAGCGTGACCACTGTGCTCCTAAGAAAACAGAGTTTCTCTCCTACCATGAGCCCCTGGGTATCTGCTTGACCACCACATCATTGCTGGGCACATTTATCTGTGCTGTTGTCCTGGGGATCTTCATCCATCATCGCAGCACACCCATGGTACGCGCCAACAATTCAGAACTGAGTTTCTTGCTCTTAATCTCTCTTAAACTATGTTTCCTGTGTTCACTGCTGTTCATCGGCCGTCCCAGACTATGGACATGCCAACTGAGACATGCAGCATTTGGGATCAGCTTTGTGCTTTGTGTCTCATGTATCCTGGTGAAAACCATGGTGGTTCTGGCTGTGTTCAAGGCCTCCAAGCCAGGAGGTGGAGCCAGTCTGAAGTGGTTTGGTGCTATGCAGCAGAGAGGGACAGTTCTGGGTCTCGCGTCTATCCAGGCAGCAATCTGCACTACGTGGCTTGTCTCCTCCTCACCAGCTCCTcataaaaacactcaatacCACAATGACAAGATAGTTTATGAGTGTGTAGTAGGGTCCACAATTGGTTTTGCAGTGTTGCTGGGTTATATTGGCTTACTGGCAATCCTCAGCTTCCTGTTAGCTTTTCTGGCAAGGAATCTTCCAGACAACTTTAATGAGGCCAAACTCATCACTTTCAGCATGTTGATTTTCTGTGCTGTGTGGGTGGCCTTTGTCCCTGCTTATGTCAACTCCCCAGGCAAATATGCAGACGCAGTGGAGGTATTTGCCATCCTGGCCTCCAGTTTTGGCCTCTTGGTGGCACTGTTTGGACCCAAATGTTACATAATCCTGCTGAGAcctgagagaaacacaaagaaagcaaTCATGGGTCGAGGCACAACCAAGTGATAAAAGTAGCACTTTAGCAGAGTAGCACAAAATGTATCAACCAATTTGATCTGGTCTATATTCTGAATTTAGAAGTAGTTTTCACCAGAGGAAACCAGACACAATAAAGAATGAtcaaaaaaaaatgattctTGCAGTTTTTTCCTCATCATTTATTCTTACATTTCCTTGGAtttgaaagataaaaaacattttgaactgTTTGAACAATTTGAGTGCAGTTTCACTAGCAATGGTGAACACAGGAATGTTGTATACTTACATTACTGTACACtttacatagatagatagatttggCTCCAGCATCCAACTTTCCAAccttaaatgataaaaaaatgatCATCCCCAACCCAGTTACTGTTGTACTCAAAGATCACTTCTATTACTTCTTTTGTTCTGAGGAAGCTATTTTCCAGTGGAACAGTTAGGAGAGCATCAGTTTACCTATTCCCAGTGGTAGCACAATGGGAAATACatctgcactgaaaaaaaatcactacaCTTGTTCCGAGGGGGATTACATTGTGGATGAGCACAACAAGCTTGTGTTAATGCCAGTAGTTCATTGTGGGAACTCACTCTAACATTAACTAAACATAGTTAAGTGTTGGACCTCATTGTATCAAAACATGAAGAGAAAAGTATTCATTGAACAATATACAGACAAATTATGGAATGAAACCTAATTCATTATTTCAACAACAACCACACCTAACacctgaaataaaatatacCAAAGGACAGTTTTTTAGACTTGTACACAGCACACAAACTAAGCTTTAACATATAAACACTAGTGACAATGCCTACCAGGATGCCTTCAATGCCTCAAAGGTTTTCTCAATTTTACAAATAAACCCCAGAACTCTTATGTTTACTGTATGGTAGAAATCGTATTTCCTCTCAGAAAAGtgaccaaaaaaatcaataaaaataacaaaacccTCCTCAAATTCAAAAGAATAATATGCTAAAGTTAGTCCACAAACTTTAGCCAAAGTGGCCTCAGCAAAATTGGGCGGTCGATTGTGTCACACAGGCAATCTGAACACAAATCAGTTCTGTAAACCATGACTCTGCTATGATCAGACAttatacagaatattttttatacagGAGAGCaagtttctgtatttttgtattcatttttataattattttctaacatctTCATTGAAATTAACTTCAAAATTCAGACTGATTAAGTTTCTGCCTATCAAATTCATATTATCCATCTCAACAATGTCagcattttctgattgtttttgaGTTTGATTTACGGCATTTTATCTTCTGGTTCCTTCTTCACAAAGCTTTAATTTAGGCATTAGTTTAGGGGATGTTACCTCAAGTTGCAAGTTGTTTTTCTTATCTTGAAATGCCACCTAAATAAGATATCTATGGGTTTTAGACAAAACCATGGTTTTAGTATTTTGCTATATTTTAGGTGAGGCACAATAGAGTAAGATCAGAGTATATATATGAATGTACTCAGCATAAATGTGGTGAGGTAAACCAATAAGGCCCCTTCAGAGGGCTCAGCCTGTAATCATAGACAGTTACCATATTGTGCTTCATTACTTGAGCTATGTGTGAGGGTGTATATATGAATATTATCATGTATATTTGACAAACAAAACTAGAAAGCCTATACCATTGCTCATTGGACAGACAAAGATCTAAGAGGGTGCATTCATGTTTGTACACAACTGAACATATCTGATATCTCTCAAGTTACTTTATGCTTAATACCAGACAGATGCAATAACCCTCaatcaaaaagatgcagagaaGCAGTGAAAAATGGATGGGAATCAATATACTGAGACATCAAATGTCTAAGTATGCTGCTACCCTCTAGTGGACATAGTAAACTCTGACTGCGCAATAGTAGAGTCAATACACTAAGGGCCGATTTAAGCAGTTAAGTGTCCCCACAAAGATATGTGGTTATCCTCACTACACAGTTGCTCTTCTGATACATACATTTAACTGTTCAGGTATTTGCAAAGTGGcaggtaaatgtgtgttttattgggAAGTGATGCAGTCAGATTAATCAGATTAATTTAATATACATATGAAAAAGTCTACTTAATGTGATATTTAACAAACTTTATAGTCACACACTGAGTTGATTGACATGCAATTTTCAGACATTACTGTTATCTACAATTTGATATGGGGTGGGATGGTTGCTGACATGACTTTGgtgaaatgttattaaatgaGCACACATTAATTCTGACTTAATACAAAATCgctttgaaatgaaatgcatcTTAGGCCCTGCCCCTACTTCTTTTCCTGCCCTAATGGGTGGTACGTGCAAGATTAAACTATACTGCAAGTCAATAAAAAGGGTTGACATAGCGATAAAACTAAATGACTAGGTTTAGAAAAGGAGTTAACAGGAGGAAAGTCATGTGGGCATTTCTAGATTTACCCTTGCTCATGTACTTCATGTTATTGTCTTCATAcgtttcctctgctgtgtctTCCACTCTTTATTCCTCCTCCTGCCAGTTACAGGGACAGTTTCATCTCAATGGGATGCACAAGACTGGAGATGTGGTAGTGGGTGGGCTGTTTGAAATCcacttcttttctgtctttcctgaTCTGTCTTTTACCTCAGAACCACAAGAGCCTACCTGTCATGGGTGAGTCTGTTAGAAAGAAGCAAAAAGAAGGAACTGGGGTAAATCAGTCCCattttttgaataataataattacattgtgtttttatcccattttaaacatattacatttttgcagtcttaatgtttttttttaattatatataataattattgcTATTCAACTGGCTTAATTGTTTGAAAAATTATGTGtaaaacaagtttgtttttttaatacataaattgcaacattttttgttagttttgatGTTCTAGGATTCAGGCAGGCCCAGACCATGGCCTTTGCTGTTAATGAGATCAACAGAAATTCCAACCTGCTGCCTAATGTGACTCTGGGATACAGTCTGTATGATAACTGCGTCAAACTAGGAATTGGATTCCGTGCAGCATTGTCATTAGTCAGTGGTCAAGAGGAGGAATTTATGCTAGACGAGAGCTGTGTAGGAGCCCCTCCAGTCCTGGGGATTGTGGGTGATTCTTCCTCCACACGTTCTATTGCCATCTCCACCATCTTGGGTTTGTACAGAGTGCCAATGGTAAGTTTTCCGCCTTCCAGTTTGGatgatttttattgaatttcaaAATTTATTTCAATTGCAAACATGGAATAATCAACCTTAAAAAGTTGAAAGTGCCAGTGAAGGCTTTGAATGTGTTTAGGATGTGCAGTCTTTGTCCTTCACAGGTGAGTTATTTTGCCACATGTTCCTGCCTGAGTGACCGGCAAAAGTTTCCATCCTTCTTTAGGACGATCCCAAGTGATGCTTTCCAGGTGAACATCTGtcagcaaaatgaaaatagataaaatatatCATGTGCAGTTAGCATACCTGTATTGCAGTGACACAATTATTCCTCTTGTATATGACCAGTCACATTCTTTGTGTCATGAATGGAGGTGTATAGTCTCAGATAACAAAGCTGAAAGGCAATAGTTGAACCTGGTCCATCTGTTTAGCAGGTTTTGCACTAAAATGATATTCCAGCCTGTACACTAATCCCTCCACTC is a window from the Thunnus thynnus chromosome 7, fThuThy2.1, whole genome shotgun sequence genome containing:
- the LOC137186750 gene encoding extracellular calcium-sensing receptor-like; translation: MLLSSYVSSAVSSTLYSSSCRLQGRFHLNGMHKAGDVVLGGLFKVHFFSVFSDMSFTSEPQETICQGFDVLGFRHAQTMAFAVNEINRNSNLLPNVTLGYSLYDNCVKLGIGFRAALSLVSGQGEEFILEESCVGAPPVLGIVGDSYSQPTIAISTVLGLYRVPMVSYFATCSCLSDRQKFPSFFRTIPSDAFQVRAMIQILKRFGWTWAGLLVSDDDYGLHAARSFQSDLAQSGGGCLAYLEVLPWGNDPAELSRIVDIMKKSTARVVIVFAHESHMIYLMEEINQFWEHTFQCRFAPPPAGWVESGRAICTGDEDLENVETELLDVSNLRPEYNIYKAVYALAYALDDMLQCVPGRGPFSGRSCASLQRLEPWQLVYYLQKVNFTTPFGDQVSFDENGDALPIYDIMNWLWLPDGQVKVQNVGAVKKSALKGEEFTIDVDKIFWNFQSKEPPRSVCSESCPPGTRKARRKGQPECCFDCIPCSDGKISNMTDSTECTACPEDFWSSPQRDHCAPKKTEFLSYHEPLGICLTTTSLLGTFICAVVLGIFIHHRSTPMVRANNSELSFLLLISLKLCFLCSLLFIGRPRLWTCQLRHAAFGISFVLCVSCILVKTMVVLAVFKASKPGGGASLKWFGAMQQRGTVLGLASIQAAICTTWLVSSSPAPHKNTQYHNDKIVYECVVGSTIGFAVLLGYIGLLAILSFLLAFLARNLPDNFNEAKLITFSMLIFCAVWVAFVPAYVNSPGKYADAVEVFAILASSFGLLVALFGPKCYIILLRPERNTKKAIMGRGTTK